In the Apteryx mantelli isolate bAptMan1 chromosome 1, bAptMan1.hap1, whole genome shotgun sequence genome, one interval contains:
- the APOLD1 gene encoding apolipoprotein L domain-containing protein 1 — protein sequence MERNSAAFPQTLDPTHHFHTVLLDQRQRLHSQIAHLHEVAQKINKLRKRSLIANISGSSLTAAGAVTAIVGLSLSPATLGASLLASAVGLGLATAGGAISITSDLSLVLCNSREVRKVQEIAMTCRKQMREILSCLEFLCRGQGPGDPTLLQSEKRASISLYNSICFMVFYGSHSFLVPEYTKEVTKVSQAVLKAKIQKLAANLETCTRAMDELCELLESRTELSSHTRNLSLGPKDTAETPGSSS from the coding sequence atggagagaaacagtgctgcCTTTCCCCAAACACTAGACCCCACACACCACTTCCACACAGTGCTGCTGGATCAGagacagaggctgcacagccaaaTTGCACATCTTCATGAGGTGGCTCAGAAAATCAACAAGCTCCGCAAAAGGTCTCTAATTGCCAACATCAGTGGGAGCTCCCTGACCGCTGCAGGAGCAGTCACAGCCATTGTGGGACTGTCCCTGAGCCCAGCCACACTGGGAGCCTCTCTCCTTGCATCAGCTGTGGGTCTGGGTCTAGCCACTGCCGGGGGGGCCATCAGCATCACCTCCGATCTCTCCTTAGTGCTCTGCAACTCCCGGGAGGTGAGGAAGGTGCAGGAAATTGCAATGACTTGTCGGAAACAGATGAGGGAAATCCTCAGCTGCCTGGAATTCCTCTGCCGGGGACAGGGCCCAGGGGACCCCACACTGCTCCAGTCAGAGAAGAGGGCCTCCATCTCACTGTACAACTCCATCTGCTTCATGGTGTTTTACGGCTCCCACAGCTTCCTCGTGCCAGAATACACAAAGGAGGTCACAAAAGTGAGCCAGGCCGTGCTGAAGGCCAAAATCCAGAAGCTGGCTGCTAACCTCGAGACCTGCACCAGGGCAATGGATGAACTCTGTGAACTCCTTGAGTCCAGGACAGAGCTTTCCTCACACACAAGAAATCTCAGCTTGGGCCCTAAAGACACTGCTGAGACCCCAGGATCATCCAGCTGA